The stretch of DNA CTGGCGACCAGCCACGTTCCGATGCTGTCGCGTCCGAATGACGTCGCCTACACGATCCTGGAAGCGGCTGGCATCAAGCACAAAGACCCCGAGCCGCACGAGGGGGGCTGAGCCATGACCGCGCATGCCCTCGCGCCCATGGTCGAGTTCGCGCTTGCCGGTGCAGCAGGCGTCGCGACGATCCTCTCGCCCTGCATCCTGCCGGTGCTGCCGATCGTGCTGGCCACCAGCAGCGGTCGCAGCCGGTTCGAGCCGGCGCTGATCATCGCCGGCTTCGTGAGCATGTTCGCGGCCAGCGGAATCCTGATCGGGGCGTTGGCTTCGTCCTCCGGTGAACTGCAGCAGGCGATCCGCACCGGCTCGATCTGGATCCTGCTCCTTGCCGGCCTCGCCTGCCTGTGGCCTGCACCGTTCAATTGGCTGGTCGCCCGCGTGCAGCAGTGGCGTTCGGCGCGAGCCGGTGCTTCGCCGCCGCGTCCGCAACGCACGGGCGGCGTTGCGGCGCTCCTCGTGGGTGCCTCGCTCGGCCTGGCCTCGACGCCGTGCGCGGGGCCGATCCTCGCCTCGGTGCTGTCGCTGGCGGCCAGCTCGCAGGCGCCGGGCAAGGCCACTTCGTTGCTCGCCGTGTATGCCGTCGGCGCCGGCCTGCCGATGCTCGCCATCGCTTATGGCGGGAAATGGATTACCTCGCGCCTTTCCTTCCTCAACCGTCGTGCCGAGCTGTTCCGTCGTGTGTTCGGCGCCATCGCGATCGCCGTCGCCGTGCTCCAGCTCTTCCAGTACGACGTCCTGTTCTCCGCCTGGGCCACGCAGTGGCTCCCTTCAGTCTCAACAGGTCTATAAACCATGAACGTGATCAAGCCCATCCTCACCGCCCTTTGCATGAGCGTGCTTGCCGTCGCCTGCACGCCGGGTGCCAGCGCCGCTGATCCCGTGCCGGGCACCAGCATCTCCCCCGCGCCGTTGGCTCCGGAATTCCAGGGCATCAACCACTGGATCAACAGCGCCCCGCTGACCATGTCGCAGCTGCGCGGCAAGGTGGTCCTGGTCGATTTCTGGACCTACTCGTGCATCAACTGCGTGCACGTCATCCCGCATGTGAAAGAGTTGCACCAGCGCTACAAGGACCAGGGCCTGGTCGTCGTCGGCGTGCATACGCCCGAGTACGGCTTCGAGAAGATCCGCGGCAATGTCGAAGACGCCGTGAAGCGTTTCGGCATCGAGTACCCGGTGGCGCAGGACAACGGCTACGAAACCTGGGAGGCGTATAACAACCGCTACTGGCCGGCGCTCTACCTGATCGACCGGGAAGGGCACGTGGTGTACCACCACTTCGGTGAAGGCAACTACGCCGAAACCGAAGCCAAGGTACGCAGCCTCCTGAAGGCAAAATAAGCAGATCGCAACGGTGCCGCGCCGCCACCGCGGCCGGCACCCGAGCGTTCCGATCAAACCCTGGCAAGGACCTGATTCATGGACCACGTTGACCACATCCTGGTCGTCGACGACGACCACGACATCCGTGAGATGGTTGCCGACTACCTGCGCAAGAACGGCTTCCGCACCTCGCTCGCTGCCGATGGCCGCGAGATGCGCGCCATCCTCGACACCAACG from Lysobacter arenosi encodes:
- a CDS encoding cytochrome c biogenesis CcdA family protein; amino-acid sequence: MTAHALAPMVEFALAGAAGVATILSPCILPVLPIVLATSSGRSRFEPALIIAGFVSMFAASGILIGALASSSGELQQAIRTGSIWILLLAGLACLWPAPFNWLVARVQQWRSARAGASPPRPQRTGGVAALLVGASLGLASTPCAGPILASVLSLAASSQAPGKATSLLAVYAVGAGLPMLAIAYGGKWITSRLSFLNRRAELFRRVFGAIAIAVAVLQLFQYDVLFSAWATQWLPSVSTGL
- a CDS encoding thioredoxin family protein, which produces MNVIKPILTALCMSVLAVACTPGASAADPVPGTSISPAPLAPEFQGINHWINSAPLTMSQLRGKVVLVDFWTYSCINCVHVIPHVKELHQRYKDQGLVVVGVHTPEYGFEKIRGNVEDAVKRFGIEYPVAQDNGYETWEAYNNRYWPALYLIDREGHVVYHHFGEGNYAETEAKVRSLLKAK